A stretch of the Veillonella parvula DSM 2008 genome encodes the following:
- a CDS encoding cysteine hydrolase family protein, whose translation MAQALIVIDIQEGLVKEKPYDAKNLIANTKAIIQHFRDQNIEVIFIRHSEDEGLLATGSDNWQVYHELKPQENEKIFNKYYNSIFKDTELKEYLNRKNITDVTFVGMQVEFCIDTSVKVGFEYGYKITIVEDAISTFDNEHLPADTILSFYKEKIWRNRFAQLKTTNEMLSIN comes from the coding sequence ATGGCACAAGCATTAATCGTAATCGATATACAAGAAGGCTTAGTTAAGGAAAAGCCTTATGATGCAAAAAATCTTATCGCAAATACAAAAGCAATCATTCAACATTTTAGAGATCAAAATATAGAAGTCATTTTTATCAGACATTCTGAAGATGAAGGCTTATTAGCAACGGGCAGTGATAATTGGCAAGTCTATCACGAATTAAAACCACAAGAAAACGAAAAGATTTTTAATAAATATTACAATAGCATCTTTAAGGATACTGAATTAAAGGAATATTTAAACCGAAAAAATATTACCGATGTAACATTCGTAGGAATGCAGGTGGAATTTTGCATTGATACGTCTGTAAAAGTAGGCTTTGAATATGGTTATAAAATCACCATCGTCGAAGATGCTATCTCAACCTTTGACAATGAGCATTTACCAGCCGATACAATCCTATCCTTTTACAAAGAAAAGATTTGGCGGAATCGATTTGCACAGCTAAAAACAACAAATGAAATGTTAAGTATCAATTAA
- the pcp gene encoding pyroglutamyl-peptidase I, whose amino-acid sequence MKTILITGFDPFGGESINPAWEAVKTMEGYTDGGYTVVTQMVPTVRYNSVKTAIEAAEKCNPDFILCVGQAGGRPDITIERVAINCDDFRIPDNGGNQPTDEPVVADGPSAYFATLPIKDIVNALHQAGIPAKVSNTAGTFVCNHIMYGVSHYAAQKGGIKVGFMHIPYLPSQVVNKPDQPSMAVETVRATLETIVHVLAHGESYEAQNITYTTPHE is encoded by the coding sequence ATGAAAACGATTTTGATTACAGGTTTTGATCCTTTCGGTGGTGAAAGTATCAATCCTGCGTGGGAAGCTGTAAAAACGATGGAAGGGTATACAGATGGGGGCTATACAGTAGTCACTCAGATGGTACCTACTGTGCGTTATAATTCAGTGAAAACAGCAATAGAGGCTGCAGAAAAATGTAATCCTGATTTTATTCTCTGTGTAGGTCAAGCTGGTGGTCGTCCAGACATTACGATTGAACGCGTAGCCATCAACTGCGATGATTTCCGCATCCCAGATAATGGAGGCAATCAACCGACGGACGAACCCGTTGTAGCTGATGGCCCTAGTGCTTACTTTGCCACACTACCTATTAAAGACATCGTTAATGCGTTGCATCAAGCGGGTATCCCTGCAAAAGTATCCAATACGGCGGGCACTTTTGTATGTAACCATATCATGTATGGCGTATCTCATTACGCAGCTCAAAAGGGTGGCATCAAGGTGGGCTTCATGCACATTCCGTACTTGCCATCCCAAGTGGTGAACAAGCCAGATCAACCAAGTATGGCTGTTGAAACAGTACGCGCTACACTAGAAACCATCGTTCACGTATTGGCTCATGGTGAAAGCTACGAAGCGCAAAACATTACATATACGACGCCACATGAATAA
- the rbsB gene encoding ribose ABC transporter substrate-binding protein RbsB: protein MKKLLLLLAMAIMVIGLVAGCGKSADNGGGDKKSGTIGFSVSTLNNPFFVTMKEGVEAQAKALGLKVKIVDAQNDPAKQANDISDLLESGVSVLIINPVDSAAISTSVEAANAKNIPVITVDRSADKGKVVAHIASDNVKGGEMAAQLIVDKVGKAAKVAEIEGIPGASATRERGQGFHNVADKDLTVVAKQSADFDRTKGLNVATNILQANPDVQAIFAHNDEMALGAIQAAKSAGKTIFIVGFDGTADADKAVKDGTLAATIAQQPDQMGKIAIDTAQKVIKGEAVEAKIPVDLKVVTK, encoded by the coding sequence ATGAAAAAACTATTGTTACTGTTGGCGATGGCTATCATGGTTATCGGTCTTGTAGCAGGCTGTGGTAAAAGCGCTGATAACGGTGGCGGCGATAAAAAATCCGGCACCATCGGCTTCTCTGTTTCCACATTGAACAACCCATTCTTCGTAACTATGAAAGAAGGCGTTGAGGCTCAAGCTAAAGCGCTTGGTCTTAAAGTTAAAATCGTTGATGCTCAAAACGACCCTGCAAAACAAGCAAACGACATTTCTGACTTGCTTGAAAGCGGCGTTTCCGTATTGATCATCAACCCTGTAGACTCTGCAGCTATCTCTACGTCCGTAGAAGCAGCAAATGCTAAAAACATTCCTGTCATCACTGTTGACCGTTCTGCTGATAAAGGCAAAGTAGTGGCTCACATCGCTTCCGATAACGTAAAAGGCGGCGAAATGGCAGCTCAACTGATCGTTGATAAAGTTGGCAAAGCTGCAAAAGTAGCTGAAATTGAAGGTATCCCTGGTGCTTCCGCAACTCGTGAACGCGGCCAAGGTTTCCATAACGTAGCTGACAAAGACTTAACAGTAGTAGCAAAACAAAGCGCTGACTTCGACCGTACAAAAGGTTTGAACGTAGCAACTAACATCTTACAAGCTAACCCAGACGTACAAGCTATCTTCGCTCATAACGACGAAATGGCATTGGGTGCTATCCAAGCAGCTAAATCCGCAGGCAAAACAATCTTCATCGTAGGCTTCGACGGTACTGCTGACGCAGACAAAGCTGTTAAAGACGGCACATTGGCTGCCACAATTGCTCAACAACCAGACCAAATGGGTAAAATCGCTATTGATACAGCTCAAAAAGTTATCAAAGGCGAAGCTGTAGAAGCTAAAATCCCTGTAGATCTTAAAGTTGTTACAAAATAA
- a CDS encoding ABC transporter permease produces the protein MDSKALQYVKKLGPLIGLILLFVIISVMNDSFLEFSNLRNLLRQVSINAIIAFGMTFVILTGGIDLSVGSILALSSAVMANLIVTGTDPVLAIVLAAGAGLVLGGINGLVITYGRVAPFIATLATMTIYRGATLVFTDGNPISGLTQDPLFHGFGQGDIAGLPVPAITMFLAFIILWFVLSRTSLGRKTYAVGGSEKVSYIAGIKIDRVKIFVYALTGMLCGIAGAIITSRLNSAQPTAGAGYELDAIAAVVLGGTSLAGGRGHIVGTLIGALIIGTLNNGLNILDVSSFYQQVVKGIVILLAVLADRKKA, from the coding sequence ATGGACAGCAAAGCTCTACAATATGTAAAAAAATTAGGCCCCCTCATCGGCCTCATCCTATTATTTGTAATCATCTCTGTCATGAACGACAGTTTCCTTGAATTCTCTAACTTGCGTAACTTGTTGCGCCAAGTATCCATCAATGCGATTATCGCTTTTGGTATGACCTTCGTCATCTTAACTGGCGGTATCGACTTATCCGTTGGTTCCATCCTCGCCCTCTCCAGTGCAGTGATGGCAAACCTCATTGTAACTGGTACTGACCCTGTATTGGCTATCGTGTTAGCCGCAGGTGCGGGCCTCGTATTGGGTGGGATTAACGGTCTCGTTATTACCTATGGCCGCGTAGCTCCATTTATTGCTACCTTGGCGACCATGACCATCTACCGTGGTGCCACTTTGGTATTCACTGATGGTAACCCAATCTCTGGCCTTACACAAGACCCTCTATTCCACGGCTTTGGCCAAGGGGATATTGCAGGCCTTCCAGTTCCAGCGATTACTATGTTCCTAGCTTTCATCATCCTCTGGTTCGTATTGAGCCGCACATCTTTAGGTCGTAAAACATACGCCGTAGGTGGTAGCGAAAAGGTTAGTTACATTGCTGGTATCAAGATTGACCGCGTTAAAATCTTCGTGTATGCCTTGACTGGTATGCTCTGTGGTATCGCTGGTGCAATTATCACATCTCGTCTTAACTCTGCACAACCTACAGCAGGTGCAGGCTACGAACTTGACGCTATCGCAGCCGTAGTTCTTGGCGGTACAAGCCTTGCTGGTGGTCGTGGTCATATCGTTGGCACATTAATTGGTGCCCTAATTATCGGTACCCTCAACAACGGGTTAAATATTCTCGACGTTTCCAGTTTCTATCAACAAGTCGTAAAAGGTATTGTTATTTTACTGGCTGTTCTTGCAGACCGCAAGAAAGCTTAG
- a CDS encoding sugar ABC transporter ATP-binding protein, with protein sequence MEIVMSGIAKAFGTNQVLRDVSITLKEGEVHALMGENGAGKSTLMNILTGIHKADAGTITIDGVERTFPNPREAELNGVAFIHQELNIWPNLTLLENLYLMRPKHNKFGMLDKKAMLTEAENTCRELGIELPLTTEAGLCSVGHQQMTEILRILMLDAKVVIMDEPTAALTERETATLFNMMRKMKARGVAIVYISHRMEEVFSECDTITVMRDGHTIITKPTSDISVDEVVRHMVGRSIDEFYPARTTTPGDVVMSVDNLKPEGFDNDISFSLRKGEILGVAGLMGAGRTEIMRAIFGVDKHKGGTVTVNGSVLNCKKPEDAIKAGIAFITENRKSEGLILDFSIGSNITLPNLGEICPSHVLDKGKLTSFADELSKKLGVKTQSIHEPASSLSGGNQQKVVIAKWVGKKPSIIIMDEPTRGIDIGAKRDIYDLMNELTNDGVSIIMVSSELPEVLGMSDRVIVIHEGRVAGILDRSDATPESIMTLATGGQ encoded by the coding sequence ATGGAAATTGTTATGTCAGGCATTGCGAAGGCATTTGGTACAAACCAAGTGTTGCGCGATGTAAGTATTACCCTCAAGGAGGGCGAGGTTCACGCCTTGATGGGCGAAAACGGCGCCGGCAAATCTACGCTCATGAATATCCTCACCGGTATTCACAAAGCAGACGCTGGTACAATCACCATCGACGGCGTAGAGCGTACCTTCCCGAACCCGAGAGAGGCCGAGCTGAACGGTGTAGCTTTCATCCACCAAGAGCTCAACATTTGGCCAAATCTAACATTGTTAGAAAATCTATATTTAATGAGACCAAAGCACAACAAATTTGGTATGCTCGACAAAAAGGCGATGCTCACTGAGGCTGAAAACACATGCCGCGAACTAGGCATCGAATTGCCACTCACAACAGAAGCAGGCCTTTGCTCCGTTGGTCACCAACAAATGACGGAAATCCTTCGTATCTTGATGTTAGATGCAAAGGTTGTCATCATGGACGAACCGACAGCAGCCCTCACAGAGCGTGAAACGGCCACATTGTTCAACATGATGCGCAAAATGAAAGCCCGCGGCGTTGCTATCGTATATATCTCTCATCGTATGGAAGAGGTATTTAGCGAATGTGACACAATTACGGTTATGCGTGATGGTCACACAATTATCACTAAACCAACATCTGATATTTCCGTAGACGAAGTGGTACGTCACATGGTAGGCCGTTCCATCGACGAGTTCTACCCTGCTCGCACTACAACACCGGGCGACGTGGTTATGAGCGTGGACAACCTCAAACCTGAAGGTTTCGACAACGATATTTCCTTCTCCTTGCGTAAAGGGGAAATTCTCGGCGTAGCAGGTCTCATGGGCGCTGGCCGTACAGAAATCATGCGCGCTATCTTTGGCGTAGATAAACACAAAGGCGGCACCGTAACAGTAAACGGCTCCGTTCTAAACTGCAAAAAACCAGAAGATGCCATCAAGGCGGGCATTGCTTTCATCACAGAAAATAGAAAGAGCGAAGGCTTGATCCTCGATTTCTCCATTGGTTCTAACATTACATTGCCGAATCTTGGCGAAATTTGCCCATCTCATGTACTAGATAAGGGCAAACTTACGTCTTTTGCTGACGAATTGTCTAAAAAACTGGGCGTTAAAACACAATCTATTCACGAACCGGCATCGTCCCTATCTGGTGGTAACCAACAAAAGGTGGTTATCGCAAAATGGGTTGGCAAAAAACCATCCATTATCATCATGGATGAGCCTACGCGAGGTATCGATATCGGCGCAAAACGTGATATTTATGATTTAATGAACGAATTAACGAATGACGGTGTGTCCATTATCATGGTGTCCTCTGAGTTGCCGGAAGTGCTGGGCATGAGTGACCGCGTTATAGTCATTCATGAAGGCCGTGTAGCAGGTATCTTAGACCGCAGCGATGCAACACCAGAATCGATTATGACATTAGCCACAGGAGGACAATAA
- a CDS encoding N-6 DNA methylase: MEKTLMDLKKKYFDAQDKVKDLKRKWAEVRVTNRQNQFDIAVMSALTYFYKQYDMDFTLLGKYLGSDKINNNGFSVTMKHYIDKAYVQKFISDNAYLDDEFLLGVALFYDQHNLFRGDGAREDNESLNNLLEKLLDCNNLEKFSFLQGNANPGRILLDVASKTSLLNYTAYAIKPELMVVLQLRVLLLQTIQQDMNSGGIIQPKDIVENQLFDRILTMPLWRPSSKAMEYFPERTSLSKLDVPESKVADGEWHEILFNLSLLDQNGKMVTLITNSTLANNLSVKTRQALVENGYIESIIELPDRLLENTGIELYAVVLSYGNKGVKFLDASQAYVEQRRRKDIDVATVLEDLANPEICKFESIESIAREGYNLLPKRYTLKTNITDGVPLGEICNINRGLVISSKELDDFVTDEDTGVRYLYTKDADGDAVDYTQSPFIDVEKLKRKFTLLDNDTWLLGRTSPFRSNMLYVEGNDKLIANGNQFSITILPKYKNQYLLPYLALYFNSKAGREQIERFAVGQLIKSLSLKDLKTLQIPRVSIERQRDVVNRIRMIETEIKTVKEQLKTLNQQKELIVEEEFNW; this comes from the coding sequence TTGGAAAAGACACTTATGGATTTGAAAAAAAAGTATTTTGATGCTCAAGATAAGGTAAAAGATTTAAAACGCAAATGGGCGGAGGTTCGCGTTACAAATCGTCAAAATCAATTCGATATTGCTGTGATGTCAGCTTTAACTTATTTTTACAAACAATATGATATGGATTTTACGCTATTAGGTAAGTATTTAGGTTCTGATAAAATCAATAATAATGGTTTTAGTGTTACGATGAAGCATTATATTGATAAGGCTTATGTCCAAAAATTCATTAGCGATAATGCTTATTTAGATGATGAGTTTTTATTGGGTGTAGCATTGTTTTATGATCAACATAACTTATTTAGAGGTGATGGAGCAAGAGAAGATAATGAATCTCTCAATAATCTATTAGAGAAACTATTAGATTGTAATAACCTTGAGAAATTCTCTTTCTTACAAGGCAATGCAAATCCAGGTCGTATATTACTAGATGTGGCGAGTAAAACGTCTTTACTTAACTATACTGCATATGCAATAAAACCTGAATTAATGGTTGTTTTACAATTACGAGTGTTATTGCTTCAAACAATTCAACAAGATATGAATTCAGGTGGGATTATTCAGCCTAAAGATATTGTTGAAAATCAATTATTTGATCGAATTTTAACAATGCCTCTTTGGAGGCCTTCCTCTAAGGCTATGGAGTACTTTCCAGAAAGAACATCCTTATCAAAATTAGATGTTCCAGAGTCTAAGGTTGCTGATGGTGAGTGGCATGAAATTCTCTTTAATCTCAGTTTGCTAGATCAAAATGGTAAAATGGTAACTTTGATTACTAACTCAACATTAGCAAATAATCTCAGTGTAAAAACAAGACAAGCTTTGGTTGAGAACGGCTATATTGAAAGTATTATTGAACTTCCAGATCGCTTGCTTGAGAATACAGGCATTGAATTATATGCAGTCGTATTATCATATGGTAATAAAGGTGTTAAATTCTTAGATGCAAGTCAAGCATATGTAGAGCAGCGTCGTAGAAAAGACATAGATGTAGCTACAGTACTTGAAGATTTGGCTAATCCTGAAATTTGTAAATTTGAAAGTATCGAATCTATTGCTAGAGAAGGTTACAATTTATTGCCTAAACGATATACTTTAAAAACTAATATTACTGATGGGGTACCTTTAGGTGAAATCTGTAATATTAATAGAGGATTAGTTATTTCGTCCAAAGAACTAGATGATTTTGTTACAGATGAAGATACAGGTGTTCGTTATTTGTACACAAAAGATGCTGATGGTGATGCTGTAGATTATACACAAAGTCCGTTCATTGATGTGGAAAAACTCAAAAGAAAGTTTACGCTTTTAGATAATGATACTTGGCTATTGGGGAGAACATCACCATTTAGATCTAACATGCTATATGTTGAAGGTAATGATAAATTGATTGCCAATGGTAACCAATTTTCTATTACTATTTTGCCAAAATATAAAAACCAATATTTGTTACCATACCTAGCACTCTACTTTAATAGTAAGGCTGGTCGTGAACAAATAGAACGATTTGCAGTAGGTCAATTAATCAAGTCTTTATCTCTCAAAGATTTAAAAACATTGCAAATTCCTAGAGTTTCTATTGAAAGACAAAGAGATGTGGTCAATCGTATACGAATGATAGAAACTGAAATTAAAACTGTAAAAGAACAGCTAAAAACATTAAACCAACAAAAAGAATTAATTGTAGAGGAGGAATTCAATTGGTAA
- a CDS encoding type II toxin-antitoxin system prevent-host-death family antitoxin produces MPNIKPISDLRNYSEVLRDVTIDSPVFLTKNGRGRYAIMDIQDYERLMATIKLMGALETGRKSGEEQGWTSSEQLKSELEI; encoded by the coding sequence ATGCCGAATATAAAACCTATTTCAGATTTACGAAACTATTCTGAAGTTTTACGTGATGTTACTATAGATAGTCCCGTATTCTTAACTAAAAATGGTAGAGGCCGATATGCAATTATGGATATTCAAGATTATGAACGTCTAATGGCTACGATAAAACTTATGGGCGCTTTAGAGACAGGTCGTAAATCTGGTGAAGAACAAGGCTGGACTTCATCAGAGCAACTAAAGAGTGAATTGGAAATTTAA
- the rbsD gene encoding D-ribose pyranase — MQRHGILNSHIAKVLADLGHTDTICISDCGLPVPEGVQKIDLALDFGVPSFEQVVSIIAKHMKSEAIHVATEIKENNPKAYAFLESTFPSEQYEWIETSHDAFKEATKQCKCIIRTGEASPYANIILRADCIFSDRP, encoded by the coding sequence ATGCAACGACACGGCATTTTAAATAGCCATATCGCTAAGGTTCTTGCAGATTTAGGTCACACAGATACAATTTGTATCTCTGATTGTGGCTTACCGGTACCTGAAGGGGTTCAAAAAATTGACTTAGCTTTAGATTTCGGCGTACCAAGCTTTGAGCAAGTAGTATCCATCATCGCTAAGCATATGAAATCCGAAGCGATTCATGTGGCAACAGAAATTAAAGAAAACAATCCTAAGGCTTACGCCTTCTTAGAGTCTACCTTCCCATCCGAGCAATACGAATGGATTGAAACGAGCCACGATGCTTTCAAAGAAGCAACAAAACAATGCAAGTGCATTATTAGAACTGGTGAAGCATCTCCGTATGCGAACATTATCTTGCGCGCCGATTGTATTTTCAGCGATCGTCCGTAG
- a CDS encoding DUF969 domain-containing protein — protein sequence MLILSGILVMVIGLMLRFNALLVVIAAGFVTGLAAGLSINDIVGAIGEAFVKNRYMSLFALVLPVIGIMERHGLRERAEILIGKIHAATAGRIFMIYLFVRQVTVALGISMSGLVAMVRPLISPMSEAAVAQGRPISQRTLDKIRGVAASTDNLGNFFGQNLFLAAGGLLLIKGVMEQLGYTVELTDMVIYGLPTAVCAYVVSVIRFFVFDKTIQSSVAQDEADMKAGKLVPNELNILVTPEELAKEGK from the coding sequence ATGTTGATTTTATCAGGCATTTTAGTGATGGTCATCGGATTGATGCTACGCTTTAATGCTCTATTGGTGGTTATTGCGGCGGGCTTTGTAACGGGCCTTGCGGCAGGTCTTAGCATAAACGATATTGTTGGTGCCATTGGGGAGGCTTTTGTTAAGAATCGTTATATGTCCTTATTTGCCTTAGTCCTTCCCGTCATTGGTATTATGGAACGGCACGGTTTGCGTGAACGGGCAGAAATTTTGATTGGCAAGATTCACGCTGCAACGGCGGGGCGTATTTTTATGATTTACCTATTCGTTCGTCAAGTGACGGTAGCACTTGGCATCAGTATGTCTGGTCTAGTAGCCATGGTTCGTCCTTTGATTTCTCCAATGAGTGAAGCCGCTGTAGCACAGGGGCGACCTATATCTCAACGTACACTTGATAAAATCCGTGGTGTAGCAGCATCTACTGATAATCTTGGTAACTTCTTCGGTCAAAATCTGTTCTTAGCAGCAGGTGGGCTTTTATTGATCAAAGGCGTGATGGAGCAACTTGGATATACCGTTGAACTTACAGATATGGTAATTTATGGATTGCCAACGGCCGTATGTGCCTATGTAGTTAGCGTTATTCGCTTCTTTGTTTTCGATAAAACGATTCAATCTAGCGTAGCTCAAGACGAGGCCGATATGAAAGCTGGTAAATTGGTGCCTAATGAGTTAAATATTCTTGTAACACCGGAAGAGTTAGCGAAGGAGGGCAAATAA
- the rbsK gene encoding ribokinase — protein sequence MNRIVVIGSCNMDIIVLADKRPTAGETIMGNELHIAHGGKGANQAVAAARLGAEVTMVGCIGEDAYGQMILDNLKENFINTDYIVTVPNTTTGTAHITLAEGDNSIIVIAGANAKVDKSIVDNAWAAIEQADLVMVQNEIPIPTIEYIVRRCHEANVKVLLNPAPAADLDSEWLKLATYITPNEHELSALYPNQSTEETLLANENKIIVTLGSKGVGYADNGEIHIVPGFKVEPVDTTGAGDTFNGAFATAIVNGKSLADALHYGNAAAALSIQRLGAQGGMPTKDEVAAFLAKN from the coding sequence ATGAATCGTATTGTTGTTATTGGCAGTTGCAACATGGATATTATAGTCCTCGCGGATAAACGCCCTACTGCGGGCGAAACAATTATGGGCAACGAATTGCACATCGCGCACGGTGGCAAGGGTGCAAACCAAGCGGTGGCTGCGGCTCGTCTAGGTGCAGAGGTCACGATGGTCGGCTGTATCGGTGAAGATGCATACGGCCAAATGATTTTAGATAATTTAAAAGAAAATTTCATCAATACAGATTACATCGTTACGGTACCGAACACTACAACCGGTACAGCACACATTACATTAGCGGAAGGCGATAACAGTATCATCGTGATTGCAGGTGCTAACGCTAAGGTCGACAAATCCATAGTTGATAACGCTTGGGCTGCCATTGAGCAAGCCGATCTTGTAATGGTTCAAAACGAGATTCCTATTCCAACTATTGAATACATCGTTCGTCGTTGTCACGAGGCGAATGTGAAAGTCCTCTTAAATCCTGCTCCAGCAGCCGACCTCGATTCGGAATGGTTAAAATTAGCAACCTATATTACGCCAAACGAACATGAGCTATCTGCGCTCTACCCTAACCAATCTACTGAGGAAACCTTGCTGGCGAACGAAAACAAAATCATCGTTACCCTTGGTAGCAAGGGCGTAGGATATGCGGACAACGGTGAAATCCACATCGTACCTGGCTTCAAGGTTGAGCCCGTAGATACAACAGGCGCTGGCGATACTTTTAACGGCGCCTTTGCAACGGCTATTGTTAATGGTAAAAGCTTAGCCGACGCTCTACACTACGGTAATGCAGCAGCGGCCCTCTCCATCCAACGCTTGGGAGCTCAAGGCGGCATGCCAACAAAGGACGAGGTTGCTGCATTCTTGGCAAAGAATTAG
- a CDS encoding NAD(P)H-binding protein: MYKYITILGAAGQIAQKLTATLLTYTDMHITLYGRQLKTRIPPEIIDHERVTVIEGSFQNPGKLEQAVTNAEVVFVGAMESGSDMASIVKALSRKNIRRVIGVSMAGLSGEFPVALEKWTFDNLPISYVQGERQARNVLRESNLNYTILRLTWLYNDPEKTDYELIPEGAQFNDAQVSREAVVKAIFDILHAADETPFHRTSIGVGEPGTHYDKPSFH; this comes from the coding sequence ATGTATAAGTATATTACGATTTTAGGAGCTGCGGGCCAAATAGCTCAAAAGTTGACTGCTACACTATTAACATATACAGATATGCACATTACATTATATGGTCGTCAGTTGAAAACACGTATACCTCCAGAGATTATCGACCATGAACGCGTTACAGTGATTGAAGGTTCGTTCCAAAATCCAGGTAAATTAGAACAAGCTGTAACAAATGCGGAGGTTGTATTTGTAGGTGCTATGGAGTCTGGCAGTGATATGGCGTCCATCGTGAAAGCATTGAGCCGCAAAAATATACGCCGTGTTATCGGTGTGTCCATGGCTGGACTTTCTGGTGAATTCCCTGTAGCACTTGAAAAATGGACCTTCGACAACTTACCGATTAGCTATGTTCAAGGTGAGCGCCAAGCACGTAACGTATTGCGCGAATCCAACTTAAATTACACCATCTTGCGCCTTACATGGCTCTACAATGATCCCGAAAAAACCGATTACGAACTCATCCCTGAAGGAGCTCAATTCAACGATGCCCAGGTTTCACGCGAAGCAGTGGTAAAAGCCATCTTTGATATCTTACACGCTGCGGATGAAACGCCTTTCCATCGCACAAGCATCGGTGTAGGTGAACCAGGTACACACTATGACAAACCAAGCTTTCACTAA
- a CDS encoding DUF979 domain-containing protein produces MLELVYKMQPLDYVYLLIGIILVIFSIQSFLDKEHKHRIGTGLFWLLYGISFIFGSYLSKEINGWLVIAMAAIVLFKQLGKGNYFESAVDFKKLEALRIGNVIFIPALLVGIITFIIGFFTKLGALVGLAIASIIALCVALYITKAKVTQSFHEGRRLLDAIGWTAILSQLLAALGYLFNLAGVGKLISSMVASIVPADNVFLVVVAYCIGMAFFTMIMGNAFAAFAMITSAIGVPMLVVGHGANPAIIGPIAMLAGYCGTLMTPMAANFNIVPVALLEMKDTYGVIKAQIPVAIVMLTLNILLMYYFL; encoded by the coding sequence ATGTTGGAATTAGTATACAAAATGCAGCCCTTAGACTATGTATACCTTCTCATTGGTATCATCTTAGTTATCTTCTCTATACAATCCTTCCTTGATAAAGAGCATAAACATCGGATAGGCACTGGTTTGTTCTGGCTTTTATATGGGATTTCCTTTATCTTTGGGTCTTATTTGTCTAAAGAGATTAACGGATGGCTCGTAATTGCGATGGCTGCCATCGTGTTGTTCAAACAACTTGGCAAGGGAAATTACTTTGAATCTGCTGTGGACTTCAAAAAACTTGAAGCATTACGCATAGGAAATGTTATCTTTATTCCTGCGTTGCTCGTTGGGATTATTACGTTTATCATTGGGTTCTTTACGAAACTCGGCGCCCTTGTAGGGCTTGCGATTGCCTCCATTATCGCCTTGTGTGTGGCTTTATATATTACAAAAGCAAAGGTAACGCAAAGCTTCCATGAAGGTCGTCGCCTTCTCGATGCGATCGGCTGGACGGCTATCTTGTCCCAATTGTTAGCGGCTCTTGGTTACTTATTTAACCTCGCAGGGGTAGGTAAGTTGATTTCTAGTATGGTAGCTAGCATAGTGCCCGCAGATAATGTGTTTCTCGTTGTTGTGGCGTACTGCATCGGTATGGCTTTCTTTACCATGATTATGGGTAATGCCTTTGCAGCCTTTGCAATGATTACGAGTGCTATTGGAGTTCCTATGCTCGTTGTAGGTCATGGTGCTAACCCTGCTATTATCGGACCTATCGCTATGCTCGCTGGTTATTGCGGTACGTTGATGACCCCGATGGCGGCAAACTTCAATATCGTGCCTGTGGCGCTTCTTGAAATGAAGGATACGTACGGCGTTATTAAAGCGCAAATTCCTGTTGCTATTGTGATGCTGACATTGAACATTCTATTGATGTACTATTTCTTATAA